The genomic DNA agttcctgtgtggtaactccaatgagttctacacaagagtataaagggcatataaaagtgtaggcaaagggtctgtttgtgtttatacagaggatcaaaacctaattgggctaccctgaaaatgaactaagatacgatatgaaaaagaacttccaacatcagcactctctggaagactcatgccagaagatgatcatcaaaaaaccccaacaaagatccatgcactgctacagctgtagatgcactcatcccaccagttcctggacttgccatgggaatgaggaaggagatatctaagctggcctgtgcatacagtaaaacaacaaatttggctgaatctatactgttggaactcaatcaagaattaggagaagtgcaaattgtagcgctccaaaatcttacaactacagactatttactgttaaaagaacataagggatgtgaacactccccaggaatgggttgttttaatttgtctgatttctctcagactgttcaagttcagttggacaatatccaccatatcatagataagttttcacaaatgcctaaggtgcctaactggttttcttggtttcactggagatggctggtaattacaggtatgctttggttatgtaactatactcctattatgttaatgtgtgtgcgcaatttaagtagtagcttaaaacctatacatgctgaagttactctacaagaagatatgtcaaagaaataatcaatcttcccaggttttcttctgcctgctacttctatagcttttcttcttccttcctaattacaacccttaaatagaattcgtgcctcatatcaaatttaccgagtatcataattcttccaagtggtaaagatacctcaagacaaatgctgggcatagaagccacagggcataaatatgcaaagaagtaaaaagctaactttttcaaacaataaggcttctctctcacttaccaacttcacatttccctgtatggccccggaagatgactggttagccagagacgggtaagattcctcaaggaaggaacaacctaagacaggcacagtcgcaggggggtcatcaggtgagaaattggggatcaacagaggtgaggcttagaacctcaccccccctgttctgagagaaatcttctgcatacgtggatgttttattgcccttgtctagcttggattaacacatagtctacaggcacacacttgatcatctacatttgctctcttacaacactaaactatgttttctacctttatcttgtatctacctaccacttcagcattttattacaaataataataataaagagagaaatgtggtatccacatataaatcaagtataaaaatcaaatgtgtattcatatttgaactgactgtttatagttcataatgcatgagcaaaaccgaaggtttctgatggctgcccttgtactgttcaccatgtaagaacttattcactatgtaagaatttgttctccatgtaagaacttctttgttatgcctcagaagattggagactgacgaaaattaggcttggggtggattaatgattgtgcattgagcattgactctcttatacagaattttattgttgttaacaaccatttgatcaataaatatgagagatgccctcaccaaaaaaaaaaaaaaaagtatacacttccaatggtaaaataataagtaaccgggatgtaatgaatatactcaagatattgtaacagcttggtatggtgatagctggtacctagaattatcatgtatataaatgttgaatcactatgttgtacacctgaaactaatgtaatgtaatactgtatgtcaactacccttcaataaaaaaattattatcataaaaaaaaaacaatagactAAGCTCATGTGAGTCTTGAGCTAATTTGCATATAGGTGTGATGAATTTCTCATGAATGATGTGTGCGTTCATATGCTTTCATATACATGTAATGCACATGCTCAGAGGGAAACGTGAGTGAATATGTTTATTAAGAAGAATTTGTTAACTAAGAATTCCATGCTCATGGGGGATTCCTCTTAACCCATTATTCCTAGGTctcatgtttttgaaaatgtttgtTTTGCAGATTTAATTAGTAGGTTGGGAAAGTACTGCAATAAATTAGAAATGTATGGCTATCCAGGTGAATATTTTCCCTAGATAGATCTGAAGAGGATGAAAGAGCCTTATTGTAGATTCTATGTAATTAAAGCATGAATCCTATTGAACACTTTGCCCTCCCCACCACCTTCTTAAAGCCACTCTTGACCTCTCTGTTCCTGAGGCTGTAGACCAGCAGATTCAGCATGGGGATGACCATAGTGTAGAACACAGATGCCACCTTGTCTATTCCCATGGAATGACCGGAGCTGGGCTGTAAGTACCTGAATATGCCTGTCCCGTAGAAGATGGAGATGGTGGTGAAGTGGGACAcacaggtggaaaaggccttCTGCCGTCCTTCAGATGAGCGCATCCTCAGGATGGTGATAAATATGAACAGGTAGGAGGTCAAGATGACCAGGACAGTAAACAGGGCATTGAAACCCACCATAAAAAATATAACCATCTCACTGATGTAGTGGTCTGAGCATGAGAGAGCCAGGAGAGGAGAACCATCGCAGAAAAAGTGATCAACCGCATTGGATCTACAGAAGGAGAGCCTGAAAACGTTCGCAGTGTGGATGGAGGCGTTCAGGAAACCGCACAAGTAGGCGCCTGCAGCCAGGGACGCGCACACACTTGTCGCCATGGTGGTGGTGTAATGCAGGGGTTTACACACGGCTGCGTAGCGGTCATAGCCCATTACAGCCAAGAGGAAACCTTCTACAGTGATAAAAGCTGCAAAGAAGAAGAGCTGGGTGGCACACGCACTGTAGGAGATGACCTTGTCTCCTGTGAGGAATCCTGCCATCACCTTGGGAGTGACAGCTGAGGAGTAACCGAAGTCCCCCAGAGACAGGTTACTGAGGAataagtacatgggggtgtggagccgAGAGTCCAGCAGGATCAACATGATCATCATCCCCAGGTTCCCAACCACAGTGATGAGGTAGATGAGGGAGAAGAGAATGAATAGCGGGATCTGTAGTTCCGGGTCGTCAGTCAGTCCCACCAGAATGAACTCAGACACCTCTGTACTGTTCTCTTGGAGGACCATTTGGGAATTACGTGGCTGCCCTGCAGCAATAACAATATGGAAGCAGGCCGATAAATGGAGGGAAGACTGCTGAGATCGATCAGCACGTCACTCTGCCTTATTTCAGGGTCACAAAAACATGGCTCCTGCAGTCTTCAGATCTAAAGCATGGCCATGGCAActaaatgcaattttaaatattGACAGATCATAGAGCAATATCTATGTAAACCCTTGCATTACACCACCACCATGGTGACAAATGTGTGTGCCTCCCTGGCTGCAGGAGCCTACTTGTGCAGTGTGAAGGATTTGGAGACAATGCATCCCAGTCTCCTAACTTCATAGAAGACTGAATTAAggtgaagagaagaaaagaaaagacttaTGCAAGATCATCAGATTAGTTGCCAACTGGAACAGTTCAGACACACAATTCAGTTtaataaaagacaaattattCTTTACACTAAATTTAGAATCATTTAGTAAAAGTAATATGAAATCGAATTAATTTTACTTCAACTGACATATTTTTTCAAGAATAGTGTTCTATGATCATGAAATGTAATCAAATGAAATATGTCCTTAGCCTAAAATGGTTTCATGGTATAGTATAGTGCACAGGATGTATAATTTACCATATAGTGGGAAAAGAGTAGAAATTCATGAACAGGGAATAAAGACATCTATAAAATAACAGTTCTTAACTTTTGTTAAATTAATGCAGTTTTTACCCTTTGCATTCTATCCACACAAACTAATGCAGACAGTAGATTTGGTCTAACAGATTTGTATGCTTACCTTTCTTTCTGAACAAAACAACATCCAAGTCCAGCATCTTCAAATGTGAGTGATCTTAAATTAGAAATCCAATCTGTGAAGGAGAGTAGACACCCTATTGCAATGCTATCCTTCAGTGCTTGGCCAAAAGGTTTGAGGTTATCTAGAGGCagggagaaatggaagaaaaaaatgctacaGGCTTAGAATCAGCTAACAAGGGATCTAGTCCTGGATCTGCTGCTCACTCTGCTGAGATAAATCACTTAACCTTTTTGAGCTTTGATAGCTTCATCTATAAAACGGAAATAATAAGGCAGCCCCAACAAAATCCTCCCTGAAGTCAGCTGCtaagagaaaattagaaaatccCTAAAATGCCTTATACTTCGCAAGGGGGGATCATCAATATCATCACCAGCGCTGCTGTTATTTGGGGTTGTTTTCCCCGGATATCACTGCATGTTCTTAGTAAGAGAACAGTTTGGGGGAAGATCATTGTTGCTACTAGACAACTATTAACAAatcagatgaataaatgaatggccaGAGTAACTCTGGTTCTTGGGCTGTTCCCTCTAATATGAGGCCAAATGGAGTCATGTGGGGACATCAAAAGATTAAATAATGGGGTCCAGGGAGGAGTTACATAGAACTCTCAGGGGACAAATACTCCATGATGGCTACAAAGTTCTTTATCTCACCTAATAGGGATCAAGTGATTAAAATGTCTATGGGGATCCAGCTTTGCTTGTTGAGGTAGATGACGGCATATTTACACTATTTGCAGTCATTCTCCTTGATAAGGTACAAATGGACCCACAGCATGACCTCCAGGGCTGCAATCTGACAAATATtgaaggatagagacatgggcTCTGTCATTAAGCAAGATGAGTGGACCCCAGGAATTAGTGCTTCTCTTAATTCACCTGAAAAATTTGTACCCTTGAGAAGAAATATCAACTTATTCAACTGTTTACTGATCTCAGCTGTGTTTCAGCCATAATGATGAGCTGTGGAAACACAGGCTCatgcaaaataaatatcattCTTGCATTCATGGTGCTTAAATGTATTGGAGAAGATAGACACTAAATAAGTAAACACTCAAGAAGCATACAATTATAAGTAGAACAAAATACCGTATGTGTGCAAGTATGTATAGAATAAGCATGTAATTATCCAgaggaaaatgagacagaaaaaaagaaacctactCTGCCTTGGCTGGTCAGAATGTTTTCTCAGGAAAGTTAACATTTCAGCCAGTCCTAGAAATGACAGAGAACCTTGTGGGAAACATCCTTGCAAAGAAAATGGTTAAGTATGTATTAACAGCCCCAATATTCAAGGAAGTTGACAGAATCTAAAAGAATCAGGTAGAAAAGGCCTTCTGATGTCCTTCAGATGAGCACATCTCGGGATGGTgataaagataaatatttatataaagacaaatataaaTCAAGATGACTGGGTTAAAAAAACACTGAAGCtgatcaaaacaaataaaaccatcTCACTGAAGTAGTTGTCTGAGCATGAGAGagccaggagaggaggagagtGGCAGAAAATGTGATCAACCACACTGTGGTTCTGTGGGAAGACACTGAAAGTGCCCCCAGTGTGGATGGAGGCAGTCAGGAAACCACAGATGGAGGAGCCTGTGGCCAGATGGGTGCACACACTTGCCATGTTGGTGGTGAAATGCAGTGTTGCACATATTGCTGCAGGGCAGTCATAGACCACTACGGCCAACAGGAAATTTTCTACAGTAATAAAGATAGCAAAAAAGAACATCTGAGCAACACATGCATTGTAGGAAATGATGTTGTGTCCTCTAAGGAATCTGGTCCTCACTTTGGGAGTGACAGCTCTGCAGTAACCAAAGTCCACCAGACACAGGTTTCTGAGGAAGAAGAGCATGGGAGCATGGAGACGAGAGTCAGATGGGGTTGACATGATCATCCTCAACAAGAGTGATGAAGGGGATGGCGGTGAACATTATAGAGAAGGGAACCTGCAGTGTGGGTCCTCTGCTCTCTCCATAGGGCGAAGTCAGTCACCTCTGAGTGTGTTCCATTGGTATCACTTTTGGATTATATGAATGCCCAATAGCAAGAGAAATCAGGATCTGGGTAGTAAGTGTGCTTAGAGTCGTTGTTACGTGCAAAGTATGTCTTCAGTCAGGATTCTCTGAATTAATTGTGggcataaaaagaaaatgtagttttaaaatattggtAAGAAAAAATAGAGTGTTTTAGCCAAAAGGACTTTGGAGATGATAGAATCCAATCTTCTATcttccttaatgattgaattaAAGTACAGGGAAAGGATGTGATTCATAGGCTTAGTTAACAGTCTGGGATATGTTGGCCTCCCAATTCAGAGTTTCAAATGCTGACACAGAATATTCATGCAATAATGGAGGTTAGTACAATTTAATTCATTTCGCGTTGTCATTCAACTACCCCTTTGCCATTATCTCTTCTGTTATCAAGAGTTGTATTAGATGCTAGCAAAACATAGTTTAATATATCAGGTTTTAACTTTCAGAAGTCTTACAGGATAATAGGATACATAATTACCACACCAGTGGATACTGTAGAAATTCATGTACAAGGGTTGAAGATATCTAGAGAAGTTAAAAGTCTAAGTCCAAACTAGGGACATCTGGATACAAATTCTACCTCCACTATACACTAAATAACTGACCTTGGGTATTGCTCTATATCACTCAGCCATCAGGTTTCCCTTGAACCCATTATCAAACTGGGGGAAGGTAGTCTAGTTATTTCCTCCCTGGGAAAGTGGGATGAGGAGCTGTAGATGCTCCCACAGGAGGGTATCCCTGGAGAGTCAGGTGTCTCCATAATTGCCTGCTGGTCCCCATGCATTAACCTCTGAAATCCTAACATGACTCCAGGTGACATCATTTTACAGGGACCAGACTGCATGCTGAGCCCCTTTTGTCATCATTTATTCATCTGCACATTAATACTTGTTAGGCAGGCAGGCTTTCAGCCAACCTAAGGATGTGCTATAAGCCTTCAGTGGTTAGGGAAAACACGCCAAGATAAAAATTATACTGAGTGATTTTAAAATGATAACCCCTTGGCAAATGATTTATAGACCTTTCCTTATTTGCTATTCTCAGACACAGTCTGTGTGAGAGATTTATTTAATTGTATTAGTTTACAAATAAGGAAGAGGTAAGTGACCCCTCCAAGGCCACAGAAAGAACACATGGTAGATTCAGAACCTGAGCACTCATTAGTGATCTTTCTTCTGTCACTTCCTGCCTTAAACCTTGGAAAATTTGACCACTACCCGAGAGAGAAATTCTCTTAACACTATTTTTGCATTATTCTATTCTATGACAGAATTTCTGATTCCAGACAAACTATTCAGGATGGACTGTCCCTTTTTATCAGGGAGCAAGGTAAGCATCTATATTTATTCACTCTACATTTTTAGTGAAAAGTTCATACATGCAAAAGCAGCTACATATATACTCTAAGTTATTTGAACACAAATAaatgttttgaacattttttctAATACACTGAGGTAAATTTGGGGTGTAAATGTCGAAACTTCCATCAGTGGGGGGTTTAATGTTACTCATGAAACATCGTTAAGTTGCTGTCTAAAAGAGATTAGACAAAAAGTCATATGGGTGACCACCAGCCACTCCTCAGCGCCCAGGAGTCCTTCAGCGTTTTGTTCgtttcgttttgtttttatactccacctacaagtgaaatcatacggtgtttgtctttctcctcacAGCTTATTTctcagagcataataccctctagggccATTccagttgttgcaaatggtgggatttcttctttttatgtttttttatggctgaataatattccattgtgtacattgTAAcgcatcttccttatccattcatctgttgatgaacacttaggttgcttccatatcatggggttggggtgggtgagtgaaatatgtgaaagggataaagcacaaaatctcaatcacaatataaattagccatggggatgaaagtacaacccAGAGAATATAGTTAGTAgttttataacatctttctatgttgacagataataactacactagttggggtgatgatttaataatgtgtataactgtcagatcactatgttatatacttgaagccaatatagcattgcatatcaactacacttcaattttttaaaaagtagtatgGGCGATGCTTTTATTGATTAGCTGGTAATTTCATCTTGTCCACTATTTCTTGGCCTCTCATTGgaggtaaaacaaacaaacaaaaccaaaaaagaatTAATAGCCCTTCTTTAAACTACAGAAAGGATCTAATGAATTACCAAGACATGacctttattttaatgttttccctataatctcatctttattatttctagcACATCTACACACAATGACAGTGATGTGGCTAAAAGCACAAGCTTATCATTAGGACAAAACAAGTGTAAATTTTGATTCCTGAATCTTCCTCATACTAGCCCAAAACTTCTCAAAGCCTCAATTGCcttaatggtaataataataataataatacatacatacatacataccttaAACACACATGCTCACATTTATATTTGAAGCTCTTATCATTGTTTATAGAACATGGATATAAAAGTTGTGTATATAAAGGTTGGCAAGCACAAAGCGTTCTTGGGCTGGGCTTGTAAAATAAAGTTGTAAAAGTTTTAGGAGGAGGACAGCAGGGAATAGTAGTTAAAGAGGATGAATGCAATTCCAAAggttctatatacaaataaaaaattttttaatattgttcctATATATCTGAACAGGCTCGAATAGGACAAGCTTACAACATAAAACTTGCCTTCAAAGCAGATATACCAGCTAAAGGTAACCCACAGGTTGTGAACTTTCACCGCCTGATAGCTGTGATTCAACTATTAGATAACAGTagcaagaagaaaaggaaagtgttCGACTTAAACTGAAATGCAgatttcaagaaaaaagaaaggaaaagaatactCACACAAAACGGCAAGAGCAGCCAGTCATATGCACAGAGCATGAATGCAGTGTACTATGttgggaagcacagaaaacttTAATGAACTTAGTGTGTGagaaaaagcaaaatggaaagGGAGCCCACAAGACTTCAAAACTCATCCACACCTGAAGCCCTGCATGTCACCAGCGACTTTTCTCAAACCAACATAGAGgtcattcattttaataataattttatagcTAAACTCATCAGACTGTGCTAAAAACCCAGCATTTTGCTCATTGCTCTGCATTATCTAACTTAATTCTCTCAATAACATCTTGAATTAGGTCTCCTTATTATCTTAATTTTGTAGATGCAGAAAATCTGGTCAAGGAATGTTAGGTTAGGTACAGACACTGTAAATGTAGGGCTGATATTCACCTCTCCCCAGATCCCAAGATCTGTACCAGATGCTAAGCATTCCCTGCAGAATCACCTCTGCTGGTTGTACATGCCCCACTGTTCCTGTTATCAGCTATATACACCATGCATATAAGTCTCCTTTACTTCACTGTGAAACCCCAAATGCTGAGTTTGGACCAACAGAGACAATGAGTAATTGTAAATAATTGAgttcaatttaatttaaatttagttAAGACCATCTGACTTGGGAAATACTTTATCTGGAAAAAGTTTGGTTTCCTAATGAATATTTGTAGAAATGTGAATAAATTACTCATCCTCTTATGCTTCACTATTTAAATGAAAGTACACTGTTGAGAAGAGTCAATGAATACTGATGTAAAGCGTCTAGAGTGTTCCTGGCACATGAGCAACATAAATGTGTATGAACTTCATAGGCTAGGAAAATCTGCAACGACAGATTTATTAATTCCAGAATTGTCATTAAAACTCATTAAAATTTCCAAATCTGTTAACAAATATACAAGGATTAAGAACTAAACTGGACAGATGATCCACAAAGATCCCTCATTCCACACTTTAGAATCCTCGATAATTAACACACCAAATTTTGCTTACAGGTTCATGCTTTAGATTTGGAGAATCTTGAAACACATACAATCGCTATGATAAAATAATATCTGTGATACGTAAACATTTCAACTTCACTGCCATCACAACTACATTTAACATTATCCCTTCACTTCTCATTGTTACAGGGCGTTGATTCCTAAATAACATCCAAGAACAATACAGAAGTGACTGAGTTCATCCTCCTCGGACGAACCTGTGCCCCAGATCTGCAGGTCCCCCTCCTTATAATCTTCAGTCTCATTTACCTCGTCAGTGTGGTTGGAAACCTGGGGATGATCCTGTTGATCCTCATGGACCCTcgtctccacacccccatgtacttcttcctcagtaaACTGTCTCTGTGGGAACTTTTGTTACTATTCACCTGTCACTCCCACAGTCATGGCTGGGTTTCTTATAATAGACAAGGTCATCTCCTACAATGCATATGCTGCTcagatgttcttttttttcagcCTTTGCCAGTGTAGAAAATTTCCTCTTGGCCTCCATGGCCTACGATCGTTATGCAGCAGCGTGTAAACCCCTCCATTACACCACCACCATGGCGACACGTGTGTGTGCTCATCTGGCCATCGGCTCCTATGTCTGTGGTTTCCTGAACGCCTCCATCCACACTGGCGAcaccttctgtttctctttctgtatctCCAATGTGGTTCATCGCTTTTTCTGTGATATTCCAGCAGTCATGG from Manis pentadactyla isolate mManPen7 chromosome 9, mManPen7.hap1, whole genome shotgun sequence includes the following:
- the LOC118909684 gene encoding olfactory receptor 5B12-like, coding for MVLQENSTEVSEFILVGLTDDPELQIPLFILFSLIYLITVVGNLGMMIMLILLDSRLHTPMYLFLSNLSLGDFGYSSAVTPKVMAGFLTGDKVISYSACATQLFFFAAFITVEGFLLAVMGYDRYAAVCKPLHYTTTMATSVCASLAAGAYLCGFLNASIHTANVFRLSFCRSNAVDHFFCDGSPLLALSCSDHYISEMVIFFMVGFNALFTVLVILTSYLFIFITILRMRSSEGRQKAFSTCVSHFTTISIFYGTGIFRYLQPSSGHSMGIDKVASVFYTMVIPMLNLLVYSLRNREVKSGFKKVVGRAKCSIGFML